The Vicia villosa cultivar HV-30 ecotype Madison, WI linkage group LG1, Vvil1.0, whole genome shotgun sequence genome includes a region encoding these proteins:
- the LOC131613748 gene encoding uncharacterized protein LOC131613748 has protein sequence MTLPPGYVKVNIEVAIVPNASLPISVDGGDVSLVGHAIGTIVPWPMKLLEFAAECEKIPDQSQIKGKNIQRNVEYSVSSPNKSNKRFKIEESPRVGGSTGLANLPFLDMYVKKMMRVGSLIEIKMEESIFGEEFLEQLRVESIKEILDHNWLGASIITVFARYLYDKFISPNGLINKFSFISPHVSREDNLGNAIAKILLKDEEFKDKMILAPCNLGKHWVLLVINPDTEVIYYMDPLNGELTKHQNLKTKFENALQIYRANSNSKVPKVSKSKKISWQKIKCPRQINSIDCGYFVMRFMKEVIMENEIMIPANYFSDHKCRTYSHDKLTEIKEDWATYMVDDVFGKQEAVILPS, from the exons ATGACATTACCACCTGGGTATGTTAAGGTTAATATTGAAGTTGCTATTGTGCCAAATGCTTCATTGCCTATATCTGTTGATGGTGGAGATGTATCCCTGGTTGGTCATGCAATAGGAACAATTGTGCCATGGCCAATGAAACTTCTTGAATTTGCTGCTGAATGTGAAAAG ATTCCTGATCAATCCCAAATCAAAGGTAAGAATATTCAACGCAATGTTGAATATTCAGTTTCATCACCTAACAAAAGCAACAAAAGGTTCAAAATTGAAGAGTCTCCTAGAGTTGGTGGTTCAACTGGTCTTGCAAATTTACCATTCCTTGATATGTATGTGAAAAAGATGATGAGGGTTGGAtcgttaattgaaataaaaatggaGGAAAGTATATTTGGTGAGGAGTTTTTAGAGCAGCTACGTGTAGAGAGTATAAAAGAGATTCTTGATCACAATTGGTTAGGTGCATCTATTATCACTGTATTTGCCAG ATATTTGTATGACAAGTTTATTAGTCCAAATGGATTAATAAATAAGTTCTCCTTCATTTCCCCACATGTATCACGGGAGGATAATCTAGGAAATGCTATAGCAAAAATACTCTTGAAAGATGAGGAGTTCAAGGATAAGATGATTCTTGCACCTTGCAATCTAGG GAAACATTGGGTGTTGCTTGTCATCAATCCCGATACTGAGGTGATATATTACATGGATCCATTGAATGGTGAGCTAACAAAAcatcaaaatttaaaaacaaagttTGAGAA CGCTTTGCAAATTTATCGTGCTAATAGTAATTCTAAAGTGCCTAAAGTGTCAAAGTCAAAGAAAATCTCATGGCAAAAAATAAAG TGTCCCCGACAAATTAATAGCATTGATTGTGGATATTTTGTAATGCGATTTATGAAAGAGGTCATCATGGAAAATGAAATTATGATCCCTGCAAAT TACTTTTCTGACCACAAATGCCGCACCTACTCTCATGATAAGTTAACCGAGATCAAGGAGGATTGGGCTACCTATATGGTGGATGATGTTTTCG